A genomic segment from Agelaius phoeniceus isolate bAgePho1 chromosome 2, bAgePho1.hap1, whole genome shotgun sequence encodes:
- the LOC129134755 gene encoding putative protein ARB2BP: MMMTDFTEEHMWLQIQRELSLRKLTEGSKYQEELKYDFNRKGELRHLDTNESFVFNYYKNGHEQNHERYEVLGHSITQYVYELLERVCMLQKVYIPTDATEDEPRSFFFMSKDALTSSSSLIIFLQDHGAFCAGQWGRRAIVSEGLKHGTQIPFIKMALQSHWEVIVLNPNDNVTDMNTEKERFSVRQSACLIPKRGSSSPEEHTVYVWDHFIAKSAASNVAFIAHGYGGLVFVDLLVQRKREVINKVYSVAFIDSTHNIQHQSRHDPEIQEWIHKNCREWVSNSKPLNKTVHFLMRVNCPTFSAGTEKYGLAPSCCLQPIFKYLKSMLKAKITTALRNSPVETRSSTRKKTGN, translated from the coding sequence TGGTTACAAATACAGCGTGAACTCAGTTTGAGGAAACTAACAGAGGGTTCCAAGTATCAAGAGGAACTAAAATATGACTTCAATAGAAAAGGGGAACTGAGGCACCTGGATACAAATGAGTCCTTTGTTTTCAATTACTACAAGAATGGACATGAGCAGAATCATGAACGCTATGAAGTTCTGGGACATTCTATTACCCAGTATGTTTATGAGCTCCTGGAAAGAGTCTGCATGCTGCAGAAGGTTTATATTCCTACAGATGCTACAGAGGATGAACCAAGAAGCTTCTTTTTCATGAGCAAGGATGCATTAACAAGTTCTTCTAGCCTAATTATCTTTCTTCAAGACCACGGAGCTTTTTGTGCTGGACAGTGGGGGCGAAGGGCAATTGTCAGTGAGGGCCTGAAACATGGAACACAAATACCATTCATCAAAatggccctgcagagccactgGGAAGTGATTGTACTGAACCCCAATGACAATGTCACTGATATGAACACTGAAAAGGAGAGATTTTCTGTCAGACAGTCTGCCTGTTTGATCCCCAAGAGGGGTAGCAGCAGCCCCGAAGAGCACACTGTGTATGTATGGGATCATTTCATTGCAAAAAGTGCAGCCAGCAACGTGGCCTTCATTGCCCATGGCTATGGTGGGTTGGTGTTTGTTGATCTTCTGGTGCAGAGGAAACGTGAGGTGATCAATAAAGTGTACTCTGTGGCATTCATTGACTCCACACACAACATACAGCATCAGAGCAGGCACGATCCAGAAATACAGGAATGGATACACAAAAACTGCCGAGAATGGGTGTCAAACAGCAAACCCCTAAATAAAACTGTGCACTTTCTCATGAGAGTAAATTGTCCTACTTTCTCTGCTGGAACAGAAAAGTATGGTTTAGCACCCTCCTGCTGTTTACAACCCATCTTTAAGTACTTGAAGAGCATGCTGAAAGCCAAGATCACAACAGCCTTGAGGAATTCACCTGTTGAaaccaggagcagcacaagaaAGAAGACAGGCAATTAA